One window from the genome of Perca flavescens isolate YP-PL-M2 chromosome 17, PFLA_1.0, whole genome shotgun sequence encodes:
- the ppm1ba gene encoding protein phosphatase 1B isoform X1, with product MGAFLDKPRTEKHNLHAEGNGLRYGLSSMQGWRVEMEDAHTAVLGLPAPGMTDWSFFAVYDGHAGSRVANYCSKHLLEHIISASLGAGGIQCSQAGSDSSTSDPPALVPPTVETVKSRIRTGFLRIDEHMRSFSDLRNGMDRSGSTAVGILLSPDHFFFINCGDSRAVLYRNLNVCFSTLDHKPCNPRERERIQNAGGSVMIQRVNGSLAVSRALGDFDYKCVEGKGPTEQLVSPEPEVFEMVRAPEQDQFVILACDGIWDVMSNEELCEFVKSRLEVSDDLERVCNEVVDTCLHKGSRDNMSIVLVCFPNAPKVSEEAVRKDAELNKYLESRVEEMLSRPGEHGFPDLVEVMRNLSTDIGMPVLPPGGGFHSKQSVIEAVYNRLNPYREEDGSGAELEYNW from the exons ATGGGTGCATTCCTGGACAAGCCCAGGACAGAGAAGCACAACTTGCATGCTGAGGGCAATGGCCTGCGCTATGGGCTGAGCTCCATGCAGGGCTGGCGGGTAGAGATGGAGGATGCTCACACAGCTGTGTTGGGACTTCCTGCTCCTGGTATGACTGACTGGTCCTTTTTTGCCGTGTATGATGGTCATGCTGGCTCAAGGGTTGCCAACTACTGCTCTAAGCATCTTCTGGAACACATAATCAGTGCTAGCTTAGGGGCCGGAGGGATCCAATGTTCCCAGGCTGGTTCAGACAGCTCCACCAGTGACCCTCCAGCACTGGTTCCTCCTACAGTTGAGACTGTGAAATCCAGGATCCGGACAGGCTTCCTGAGAATTGATGAGCACATGCGCAGCTTCTCTGACCTTCGAAATGGCATGGACCGTAGTGGCTCTACAGCAGTGGGAATCCTCTTGTCACCTGATCATTTCTTCTTCATCAACTGTGGCGATTCTCGAGCTGTTCTATACCGCAATTTAAATGTGTGCTTCTCCACACTTGACCACAAGCCTTGCAACCCACGTGAGAGAGAGCGCATTCAGAATGCCGGCGGCTCAGTGATGATTCAGAGGGTTAATGGGTCACTGGCTGTATCAAGGGCCTTGGGGGACTTTGATTACAAGTGTGTGGAGGGGAAGGGCCCCACAGAGCAGCTGGTTAGCCCCGAACCAGAAGTGTTTGAGATGGTTCGGGCCCCTGAACAGGATCAGTTTGTGATCTTGGCGTGTGATGGTATCTGGGATGTTATGTCCAATGAGGAGCTGTGTGAGTTTGTGAAATCTAGGCTTGAGGTGTCTGATGATCTGGAGAGAGTCTGCAATGAAGTGGTGGACACCTGCCTGCACAAG GGGAGTCGGGATAACATGAgtattgtgttagtgtgttttcccAACGCTCCCAAAGTGTCGGAGGAAGCTGTGAGGAAAGATGCTGAGCTCAACAAATATCTGGAGTCTCGAGTGGAAG AGATGCTGTCTCGGCCAGGGGAGCACGGGTTTCCCGACCTGGTAGAAGTGATGAGGAACCTGTCCACTGACATCGGCATGCCCGTGCTGCCACCAGGGGGAGGCTTTCACAGCAA ACAAAGTGTTATTGAAGCAGTATACAACCGTCTAAATCCATACAGGGAGGAAGATGGG AGCGGAGCAGAGTTGGAGTACAACTGGTAG
- the ppm1ba gene encoding protein phosphatase 1B isoform X2, with amino-acid sequence MGAFLDKPRTEKHNLHAEGNGLRYGLSSMQGWRVEMEDAHTAVLGLPAPGMTDWSFFAVYDGHAGSRVANYCSKHLLEHIISASLGAGGIQCSQAGSDSSTSDPPALVPPTVETVKSRIRTGFLRIDEHMRSFSDLRNGMDRSGSTAVGILLSPDHFFFINCGDSRAVLYRNLNVCFSTLDHKPCNPRERERIQNAGGSVMIQRVNGSLAVSRALGDFDYKCVEGKGPTEQLVSPEPEVFEMVRAPEQDQFVILACDGIWDVMSNEELCEFVKSRLEVSDDLERVCNEVVDTCLHKGSRDNMSIVLVCFPNAPKVSEEAVRKDAELNKYLESRVEEMLSRPGEHGFPDLVEVMRNLSTDIGMPVLPPGGGFHSK; translated from the exons ATGGGTGCATTCCTGGACAAGCCCAGGACAGAGAAGCACAACTTGCATGCTGAGGGCAATGGCCTGCGCTATGGGCTGAGCTCCATGCAGGGCTGGCGGGTAGAGATGGAGGATGCTCACACAGCTGTGTTGGGACTTCCTGCTCCTGGTATGACTGACTGGTCCTTTTTTGCCGTGTATGATGGTCATGCTGGCTCAAGGGTTGCCAACTACTGCTCTAAGCATCTTCTGGAACACATAATCAGTGCTAGCTTAGGGGCCGGAGGGATCCAATGTTCCCAGGCTGGTTCAGACAGCTCCACCAGTGACCCTCCAGCACTGGTTCCTCCTACAGTTGAGACTGTGAAATCCAGGATCCGGACAGGCTTCCTGAGAATTGATGAGCACATGCGCAGCTTCTCTGACCTTCGAAATGGCATGGACCGTAGTGGCTCTACAGCAGTGGGAATCCTCTTGTCACCTGATCATTTCTTCTTCATCAACTGTGGCGATTCTCGAGCTGTTCTATACCGCAATTTAAATGTGTGCTTCTCCACACTTGACCACAAGCCTTGCAACCCACGTGAGAGAGAGCGCATTCAGAATGCCGGCGGCTCAGTGATGATTCAGAGGGTTAATGGGTCACTGGCTGTATCAAGGGCCTTGGGGGACTTTGATTACAAGTGTGTGGAGGGGAAGGGCCCCACAGAGCAGCTGGTTAGCCCCGAACCAGAAGTGTTTGAGATGGTTCGGGCCCCTGAACAGGATCAGTTTGTGATCTTGGCGTGTGATGGTATCTGGGATGTTATGTCCAATGAGGAGCTGTGTGAGTTTGTGAAATCTAGGCTTGAGGTGTCTGATGATCTGGAGAGAGTCTGCAATGAAGTGGTGGACACCTGCCTGCACAAG GGGAGTCGGGATAACATGAgtattgtgttagtgtgttttcccAACGCTCCCAAAGTGTCGGAGGAAGCTGTGAGGAAAGATGCTGAGCTCAACAAATATCTGGAGTCTCGAGTGGAAG AGATGCTGTCTCGGCCAGGGGAGCACGGGTTTCCCGACCTGGTAGAAGTGATGAGGAACCTGTCCACTGACATCGGCATGCCCGTGCTGCCACCAGGGGGAGGCTTTCACAGCAAGTAA